The following are from one region of the Desulfovibrio sp. Fe33 genome:
- the nrfD gene encoding NrfD/PsrC family molybdoenzyme membrane anchor subunit → MPRVIELVNVPPAITWEILEPLALAMLTSAAVAVLLAGGLTLAGRSGEGRRTLFATGIASAMTGMGALALSLGNPFHLYMFMVSPSFSSWTTIGTFLLPVFLGVSLLALYFDADGDSRSRFVAGAAMFLSLGVLTYASREIGYLQGRVMWTSGMLPVGFALAGLSGGAGLAALLGGLRRQAAPGWLLLTMSGASLLCAGAGFLLTPPEGYVLAAPGAWTALSLIGVAGAVLGLIAVKARGLAFLAGLAGYGAGLGFFIRLIFLGQAVPRKSFTAVDAGAAAHLVSAQSLLSIAGSLVFLVGLGLVLKSLFSNVVTVRKEHSHG, encoded by the coding sequence ATGCCTAGGGTGATTGAACTGGTCAACGTGCCCCCGGCCATAACCTGGGAGATCCTGGAGCCGCTCGCCCTGGCCATGCTCACATCGGCGGCCGTCGCGGTCCTGCTGGCAGGGGGGCTGACCCTTGCGGGAAGGAGCGGGGAAGGCCGCAGGACGTTGTTCGCCACGGGCATCGCCTCGGCCATGACCGGCATGGGCGCGCTCGCGCTGTCCCTCGGCAATCCCTTTCATCTGTATATGTTCATGGTCTCGCCCTCCTTCAGTTCCTGGACGACCATCGGCACCTTTTTGCTGCCGGTGTTTCTCGGCGTGTCCCTGCTGGCCCTGTACTTCGATGCGGACGGCGATTCCCGTTCCCGGTTCGTGGCCGGGGCGGCGATGTTTCTTTCTTTGGGAGTGCTGACCTACGCTTCGCGCGAAATCGGCTATTTGCAGGGCCGGGTCATGTGGACTTCCGGGATGCTGCCGGTTGGCTTCGCGCTGGCCGGGCTGTCGGGCGGCGCGGGGCTTGCCGCGCTGCTCGGCGGACTTCGGAGGCAGGCCGCGCCCGGCTGGCTGCTCCTGACAATGAGCGGAGCGTCCCTGTTGTGCGCCGGAGCCGGTTTCCTGCTCACGCCGCCCGAAGGGTACGTTCTGGCCGCTCCCGGGGCCTGGACCGCGCTTTCACTGATCGGCGTGGCCGGGGCTGTGCTCGGCCTGATAGCCGTCAAGGCGCGGGGACTGGCGTTCCTGGCCGGGCTGGCTGGCTACGGGGCGGGACTCGGTTTCTTTATCCGGCTCATTTTCCTCGGTCAGGCGGTTCCCCGCAAATCGTTCACCGCCGTCGACGCGGGCGCGGCGGCCCATCTCGTCTCGGCTCAGTCCCTGCTGTCCATCGCCGGAAGCCTGGTCTTCCTGGTGGGGCTGGGCCTGGTCCTGAAATCCCTTTTCAGCAACGTCGTCACGGTGAGGAAGGAGCATTCACATGGATAA
- a CDS encoding molybdopterin dinucleotide binding domain-containing protein: MDKDRRELVRNGLAAAGLGVLGAAALIRPGSAEAESVTGAAEDPKKVSPRSLPPEYERTPDGEVSLGKGSRIAFNQCWGCTTFCGVRLHIDEATGKVVRVAGNPYNPLSHEKHFPMSMPVKEALDRLSADKDMGHAQRSTVCGRGAAMFEASDSPFRITHCLKRAGKRGENKWKRIPFEQLLEEVVEGGDLFGEGRVDGLRAIRESKGPANPEHPEFGPKSNQLLLTYAVDDGRSDFFFRRFGMNSFGTKNFGKHGAYCGLSFRIGSGMFMDDLAKNAHIKPDYANCEFALFWGTAPSQASNPFNRSARLLASARTDGKLHYAVIDPVLRMPASDAVGERAKWVPITPGMDSALAMGMIRWIIENRRYDRNFLVRPNEAAAVKAGEISISNATYLVARSGGSRGKFLRAVQLGLGGEEEFVVLDAATGKPASSEKSDEGVLEFRGEITLASGETVEAATSFELLKEQAMAHELDEMSDRCGVSVERMIELAREFTSHGKKAVVDVHGGMMSTSGANATFTVLTLNTLIGNINAKGGISATAGNFHGPAMKGPKYDLEGFPGQVKAKGFPAIRCRAPYQKSTEFKKKKAVGQNPYPALYPWYPFTPPNMPAEHLLSHVNGHPFRYKCWINWTGNVIYGHGGLQRAVDESLRDPKSLPLIIGIDTFHNETNAYADYLVPDPCMFEGWGGFSGAWSGVLTKMSTARWPAVEPRQERTADGRPVCMEQFLIEAAKRMDLPGFGDNAIPAEDGSVDPLNGPEDYYLRLAANIAFFKGQELPAPSGEDVRLSGIERILPDIERTLRPDERGPVAAVYSRGGRFAPYSKSYDGEWLGGRWKRTMQIYNETVGTSINSQTGEPYLGVATFMPPRLCDGSELRTVWTEADYPFVMTSFKSNLINSYAVVLDRLRAIKPLNMVMVNDKDAARLGLVHGDEVEIESPAAAARARVVVGAVVAPGVIAVEHGFGHRALGAASVEVDGSVIPANPGAANGFSLNDLVPEDPTRRGVSTLQEHETGAAARQGIPVRLRKVV; encoded by the coding sequence ATGGATAAAGACAGACGCGAACTCGTCAGGAACGGTCTCGCGGCCGCCGGGCTGGGCGTTCTCGGCGCGGCTGCGCTTATCAGGCCCGGCAGCGCGGAAGCCGAATCCGTGACCGGTGCGGCCGAGGACCCGAAAAAGGTCTCCCCCCGGTCCCTTCCGCCCGAATACGAGCGCACCCCTGACGGTGAGGTCAGCCTCGGCAAGGGGAGCCGCATCGCCTTTAACCAGTGCTGGGGGTGCACCACCTTCTGCGGCGTGCGTCTGCACATCGACGAGGCCACCGGCAAGGTGGTCCGGGTGGCGGGCAACCCGTACAACCCTCTGTCTCACGAGAAGCACTTCCCCATGTCCATGCCGGTGAAGGAGGCGCTCGACCGTCTCTCCGCCGACAAGGACATGGGCCATGCCCAGCGGTCCACGGTCTGCGGGCGCGGGGCGGCCATGTTCGAGGCTTCGGACAGCCCGTTCCGCATTACCCATTGCCTCAAGCGCGCGGGCAAGCGCGGCGAAAACAAATGGAAGCGCATCCCCTTCGAGCAGTTGTTGGAAGAGGTGGTCGAGGGCGGTGATCTGTTCGGCGAAGGGCGTGTGGACGGCCTGCGCGCCATCCGCGAATCCAAGGGCCCGGCCAACCCCGAGCACCCGGAATTCGGTCCCAAGAGCAACCAGTTGCTTCTGACCTACGCCGTGGACGACGGGCGCAGCGATTTCTTCTTCCGACGGTTCGGCATGAATTCCTTCGGCACCAAGAACTTCGGCAAGCACGGGGCCTACTGCGGCCTTTCCTTCCGCATCGGTTCCGGCATGTTCATGGACGATCTGGCCAAGAACGCCCACATCAAGCCGGACTACGCCAATTGCGAGTTCGCCCTGTTCTGGGGCACCGCGCCGTCCCAGGCCTCCAACCCGTTCAACCGTTCGGCCCGGCTCCTGGCTTCGGCCAGGACGGACGGCAAGCTGCATTATGCGGTCATCGACCCGGTGCTGCGTATGCCCGCCTCGGACGCGGTAGGCGAGCGGGCCAAATGGGTGCCGATCACCCCCGGCATGGACTCGGCGCTGGCCATGGGCATGATCCGCTGGATCATCGAGAACCGGCGGTACGACAGGAATTTCCTGGTCCGCCCCAATGAGGCCGCCGCTGTGAAAGCGGGTGAAATCAGCATCAGCAACGCCACCTATCTGGTGGCCCGGTCCGGCGGGTCCAGGGGAAAGTTCCTTCGGGCGGTTCAACTCGGCCTGGGCGGCGAGGAGGAATTCGTTGTCCTGGACGCGGCCACCGGCAAGCCAGCCTCTTCGGAGAAGAGCGACGAGGGCGTGTTGGAGTTCCGTGGGGAAATTACCCTTGCGTCGGGCGAAACCGTCGAGGCGGCCACCTCCTTCGAGCTTCTCAAGGAGCAGGCCATGGCCCATGAACTGGACGAGATGTCCGACCGTTGCGGCGTGTCCGTGGAGCGGATGATCGAACTGGCCCGGGAGTTTACTTCCCACGGCAAGAAGGCGGTTGTGGACGTGCATGGGGGCATGATGAGCACCTCGGGCGCCAATGCCACCTTCACCGTGCTGACGCTGAACACGCTTATTGGAAACATCAACGCCAAGGGCGGCATTTCGGCCACGGCGGGCAATTTTCACGGCCCCGCCATGAAGGGGCCGAAGTACGACCTTGAAGGATTTCCCGGCCAGGTCAAGGCCAAGGGATTCCCGGCCATCCGTTGCCGCGCGCCGTATCAGAAGTCGACGGAGTTCAAAAAGAAAAAGGCCGTCGGTCAGAACCCTTACCCGGCCTTGTATCCCTGGTACCCGTTCACCCCGCCGAACATGCCCGCCGAGCACCTGCTCAGCCATGTGAACGGCCACCCGTTCCGCTACAAGTGCTGGATCAACTGGACCGGCAACGTCATCTACGGCCACGGCGGCCTCCAGCGGGCCGTGGACGAAAGCCTCAGGGACCCGAAAAGCCTGCCGCTGATTATCGGCATCGACACCTTCCATAACGAGACCAACGCCTATGCGGACTATCTCGTCCCGGACCCGTGCATGTTCGAGGGGTGGGGCGGATTCTCCGGCGCATGGTCCGGGGTGTTGACCAAAATGTCCACGGCACGCTGGCCCGCCGTGGAGCCCCGGCAGGAGAGGACGGCGGACGGCCGTCCTGTGTGCATGGAGCAGTTCCTCATCGAGGCGGCCAAACGCATGGACTTGCCGGGCTTCGGCGACAACGCTATCCCGGCCGAAGACGGCTCGGTCGACCCCCTGAACGGGCCGGAGGATTACTATTTGCGGCTGGCGGCCAACATCGCCTTCTTCAAGGGGCAGGAATTGCCCGCGCCGAGTGGGGAGGACGTCAGGCTGTCCGGCATCGAGCGCATCCTGCCGGATATCGAGCGCACCCTGCGGCCCGACGAACGAGGCCCGGTGGCAGCCGTGTACAGCCGGGGGGGCCGGTTCGCGCCGTACTCCAAGAGCTACGACGGCGAATGGCTGGGCGGGCGGTGGAAGCGGACCATGCAGATCTACAACGAGACCGTGGGCACTTCCATCAACTCCCAAACCGGCGAGCCGTACCTCGGCGTGGCCACTTTCATGCCGCCCAGGCTTTGCGACGGCAGCGAGCTGCGCACGGTCTGGACCGAGGCCGACTACCCCTTTGTCATGACCTCGTTCAAGTCTAACCTGATAAATTCCTACGCCGTCGTTCTGGATCGGCTGCGGGCCATCAAGCCGCTGAACATGGTCATGGTCAACGACAAGGACGCAGCCAGGCTCGGCCTGGTCCACGGCGACGAGGTGGAGATCGAAAGCCCGGCCGCCGCAGCCCGCGCCAGGGTGGTGGTCGGCGCCGTGGTCGCGCCCGGCGTCATCGCCGTGGAGCACGGCTTCGGCCACCGCGCCCTCGGAGCGGCGAGCGTGGAGGTGGACGGTTCGGTCATTCCGGCCAACCCGGGCGCAGCCAACGGCTTCAGCCTCAATGATCTCGTCCCGGAAGACCCCACCCGCCGGGGCGTTTCCACCCTACAGGAACACGAAACCGGCGCGGCCGCCCGCCAGGGCATCCCCGTGCGCCTGAGAAAGGTCGTCTGA